DNA from Haloferax volcanii DS2:
ACGACAAGTGTATCGGCTGTCGCTACTGCATGGCCGCCTGCCCGTACAACGCCCGCGTGTTCAACTGGGACGAACCGCAGACGGTCCCCGAAGACGGCACCGGCGACGTGCCGGCCCGGCCGCAGGGCGTCGTCGAGAAGTGTACGTTCTGTTCACACCGCGTCGAGGAGGGGCTCGACCCCGCCTGCGTCGTGAACTGCCCGGCGGACGCCCGCATCTTCGGTGACCTCGACAACGAGGAAAGCACCGTCTCGAAGTACATCAGAAAGTACCAGACGACGCGACTGCTCGAAGACCGCGGCACCGACCCGAAGACGTACTACATCCGCGGCGAGATGAGTCCGGGTCGCCCGCAGACCTCCGACAAGATGGAGAGCGAACTCGACGACGTGTCGGTCTGGTCGGAGCCGAAGGACAACGGTCCGGTCGAGGAAAGCGGCGGAAGCGGCGGCGGCGGGTCGCACGGCTCGCTGTCGAACGACGCGCTTCCGCACGTCCCCGCGTTCGAGGGAGGTGACGACTGATGTCGAGAGAGACCGCCACCTCGCGGTTCGTCGTCCCCGAGTTCGGAAGCGCCGGGAAGCTCTGGGTGGGCTTTCTCGCCGCCGTCGTCTTAGTGGGCGTCGTCGCGTGGGCCTACCAGCTCACCACCGGCCTCGTCGTCACGGGGATGCGCAACGTGTTCTCGTGGGGGCTGTACATCATGATGTTCGTCCTGTTCGTCGGGCTGTCGGCCGGCGGGCTCATCATCTCCAGCGCGCCGAAGTTCTTCCACTCGCACCGCTACGAGGGGTTCGCGCGCCTCGGGGTGCTGGTGAGCCTCGCGTGCATCACCGTCGCCGGGCTGCTCATCCTGCCCGACATCGGCCGCCCCGAGCGCCTCTACCAGTTTTTCACCTCGCCGGACTTCCGGTCACCGATGGTGTGGGACTTCGGCATCGTCATCCTCTACGGCGCGCTGAACCTCTGGTATCTCTGGCTCCTGACCCGCCGCGACCTCGCGGCCCGCGGGTCGCGGCTGGCGCTCGGCGTCGAGGACACGGAAGCCGGCCGCGAGCGCGACCGGACGCTCATGTTCTGGACCGCCGCCGTCGCGCTGCCGACCGCGGTCGCGCTCCACTCGGTCACCGGGTGGATTTTCGCGACGCAAATCGGCCGCGGCGACTGGTTCAGCCCGCTCGTCGCGCCGGTGTTCATCGCCAAGGCGCTCGTCTCCGGGCTCGGTCTGCTGTTGGTCGTCTCCGTCCTCGTCTCGCGGTTCACCCGCTTCAGCGTCGACCGCGAGGAGCTGACGAGCCTCGGGAAGGTGCTCGGCATCTTCCTCGCGTTCCACGTCGTCTACCTGCTCGCGGCCGAGCGCCTCCCGCACGCGTGGGCCGACCACTTCGGGTTCTGGGCCATCACCGAAAGCTTCCTCATCGGTGAGTCGGCGTACTTCTGGCTCTGGACGGTCGTCGGCGGGGCGGTCCCGCTTGTCATGCTCGCGCTCCCGTCGTTCCGCAAGCGCGTGTCGGTCATCTTCACCGCCAGCGCCCTCGCGGTGTTCGGGACGACGTTCGAGGGGGTTCGACTGGTCTTCACCGGCTACGACGCGGCCAACATCGACGCCGCGCCCGGCATCTCCGTCGGCGGCGAGTACGCCGGCGTGACGACCGACATCTGGGCGACCGCGGGGTCGTACACTCCCACGCTCGTCGAGGTCGCGGTCACCGCTGGCGTCATCGCCATCGGCGCGCTCATCGTCACCCTCGGACTGCGGTACGTCCCGATTCAGGCGGAAACCGAATCGACCGCCGTCGCGACCGACGGCGGCGAGACGCGGGGGGAAGACCGATGAGCGAACCCGTCGCCCAAAGCCCGAGCGAGGGGAACGAGAAGTACGAGGAGCACGCGGCGGCCGGCGACGCCTTCGAGTCGGCTCGGACGGCGACGTACGCGGTCCTCGCGGCCTGCTGGCGCGAACCGACCGAGCGGCTGGTCGAAGTCGCCAACGACGGTGAACTGTCGGCGCTTTTCGGCCCGCTGGAGTCGCTCGAACTCCACGCGCTGCGAAGCGAGTACGCCCGGCTGTTCATCGGCCCGGCCGGCCCG
Protein-coding regions in this window:
- the dsrO gene encoding sulfate reduction electron transfer complex DsrMKJOP subunit DsrO, with amino-acid sequence MTNYGLVIDQERCIGCHACAVTCKQENNVGLGQYWNRVLTEGGDKMDTPAGTYPENGEDGTLEMSYQPTACQHCDNAPCVKVCPVNATYTREDGIVEIDYDKCIGCRYCMAACPYNARVFNWDEPQTVPEDGTGDVPARPQGVVEKCTFCSHRVEEGLDPACVVNCPADARIFGDLDNEESTVSKYIRKYQTTRLLEDRGTDPKTYYIRGEMSPGRPQTSDKMESELDDVSVWSEPKDNGPVEESGGSGGGGSHGSLSNDALPHVPAFEGGDD
- the nrfD gene encoding NrfD/PsrC family molybdoenzyme membrane anchor subunit; its protein translation is MSRETATSRFVVPEFGSAGKLWVGFLAAVVLVGVVAWAYQLTTGLVVTGMRNVFSWGLYIMMFVLFVGLSAGGLIISSAPKFFHSHRYEGFARLGVLVSLACITVAGLLILPDIGRPERLYQFFTSPDFRSPMVWDFGIVILYGALNLWYLWLLTRRDLAARGSRLALGVEDTEAGRERDRTLMFWTAAVALPTAVALHSVTGWIFATQIGRGDWFSPLVAPVFIAKALVSGLGLLLVVSVLVSRFTRFSVDREELTSLGKVLGIFLAFHVVYLLAAERLPHAWADHFGFWAITESFLIGESAYFWLWTVVGGAVPLVMLALPSFRKRVSVIFTASALAVFGTTFEGVRLVFTGYDAANIDAAPGISVGGEYAGVTTDIWATAGSYTPTLVEVAVTAGVIAIGALIVTLGLRYVPIQAETESTAVATDGGETRGEDR